A window of Plutella xylostella chromosome 19, ilPluXylo3.1, whole genome shotgun sequence contains these coding sequences:
- the LOC125490012 gene encoding uncharacterized protein LOC125490012: protein MEAMLNLSPLHIHVQKEARSAMLRAAEGGRNRWHSAVFSSLHRELLSTHAMVMPSDAMETEYCFSRLFSVEIPEREKWNDDKALQTFRSGDIVWYTDGSKKEGLAGSGIYGERPRARKYASLGRFASVFQAEIYAIIGCAYENLDRAFTRRNIFILSDSQAALKALTSAEVNSKLIMECILILNKIGANNRVTLRWVPGHCGINGNEEADELARLGAESLPLGPEPIIGLPKCISRREIKDWAQNQSLEAWNNVPGQHHARALIVGYSQKFTRRALELTRNQLRVLTRTLSGHCRLNSHLHKMGLSDTPTCRFCNEEDETPMHILCECEAIIHKRNRILGGYKLAPIDVRSLPPGKIIRFIKDLGLESEI, encoded by the coding sequence ATGGAAGCCATGCTGAATCTTAGCCCTTTACACATACATGTGCAGAAAGAGGCTCGATCAGCTATGCTACGGGCTGCTGAAGGAGGCAGGAACCGTTGGCACTCGGCTGTGTTCAGCTCGCTCCACCGAGAGCTTCTCAGTACCCATGCCATGGTGATGCCTTCCGACGCTATGGAAACGGAGTACTGTTTCTCAAGGCTCTTCTCAGTTGAGATACCAGAAAGGGAGAAGTGGAATGATGATAAGGCCCTTCAAACTTTCCGGTCGGGAGACATCGTGTGGTACACCGATGGATCCAAAAAGGAAGGCCTGGCAGGTTCAGGCATTTACGGAGAAAGGCCAAGAGCGCGCAAATATGCGAGCCTGGGAAGGTTTGCCTCCGTATTTCAAGCCGAGATATATGCCATCATTGGATGTGCATACGAAAACCTGGATAGAGCCTTCACTCGgaggaatatatttattctgtCAGACAGCCAAGCTGCTCTTAAAGCATTGACTTCTGCAGAAGTTAACTCCAAACTTATAATGGAGTGCATCCTCATCCTGAACAAAATTGGAGCTAACAATAGAGTGACCCTGCGATGGGTGCCCGGACATTGTGGCATCAATGGCAATGAGGAAGCAGATGAGCTCGCACGTCTGGGAGCAGAAAGCCTACCGTTGGGCCCCGAGCCCATCATCGGGCTACCAAAATGCATCAGTCGTCGCGAGATCAAGGACTGGGCACAGAACCAAAGCTTAGAGGCTTGGAATAATGTACCAGGGCAACATCATGCAAGAGCCCTAATCGTGGGCTATTCGCAGAAATTTACGCGTCGAGCTTTAGAGCTCACACGCAACCAGTTAAGGGTCTTGACAAGAACCTTATCAGGTCACTGTAGGTTGAACAGTCACTTACATAAAATGGGTCTGTCCGATACTCCAACTTGTAGATTTTGCAATGAAGAGGACGAAACGCCCATGCATATTCTCTGTGAATGTGAGGCCATCATTCACAAGAGAAACAGAATCTTGGGCGGCTACAAATTAGCCCCCATAGATGTCAGGTCTCTCCCTCCAGGTAAGAtcatcaggtttataaaagacctgggcctggaGAGTGAGATTTGA